Below is a window of Flavobacterium sp. CFS9 DNA.
AATTATTGCTTTTGATGAAAACTGGGCAACGAGCACCAAAGGAGTTTTTGACTTCTTTAAACCGTACAGAACCATTTCTAAGGAAGAAATCACCAAAAACACCAACAACGATCTTTGGTTTGACAATTTAGAAGCCGAAATAGAAATCCATAAAGACCAGCCTGTTTTTGACGGTCAGTACTCCAACCAATGTTACATGGATCGTACCCGTAATGCTTATTTCTCCTTCAAGAAACTAAAAAACACTACCAAAACTTTATACAATTCCTGGAACAGTATTATCATGCACCTTCCTTATTCGTTTCAGGGGCGACGCATGTTATCTGAAATCTACGCTTTAGACAGTGCCGAAAAAATCATTTCAGAAAACACTGATCCGGCAGATTATCAGGCTAAAATTAAAGAAGTGGCAAAATCCAATGCATACAAAGAATTTGTAACCGAGAAGTTACAGCCTGCCGAGCTGGCTTCGTCTTTAATTGGAAACCTTTACACCGGTTCTATTTTCATGGGATTGTTATCGACTTTGGCTCATTTTTACGATACCGATAAAGAAATCACCGGAACTCAATTCGGTTTTTTAGCTTACGGAAGCGGATCAAAATCAAAAGTTTTTGAAGGTACAATTCAACCGGAATGGAAATCAGCTTTAGAAAATGTAAAGCTTTTTGAAAACCTAAAAGAAAGCACAGAAATTGATTTCAATACCTACGAAAGTCTTCATAAAAAAGAACAAAAACAAAGCATCAGAACTCCTAAAAACGAATGGGTTTTAGATCGAATTGAAAAAGAGATTCCTGTTTTGATTGGGGCGAGATATTATAAATGGGTAAATTAAAGTTTCAATTTTTGAAATTCCAAATTCCAAACAAAAGCCGAAGCAACTGCTTCGGCTTTCTTTTTCACGCCTATTTGTCATTTCGAGGTACGAGAAATCACACCAAAAACTCCACACAGAATGTTACCAATCTTTGTAGAATTACTCGCGAAGATTTCTCCTTTCGGTCAAAATGACAAGATTGCGCTAAAAACTTTGTCAAAAGCTACAGAAACCTTTTTAATTACGCAGAGCAGTCTTTTATATAAATCATTGAGAATCAAAAACTTGATAATGCCGTTTAACATCTTTCAATATCGCATAAACGACATCCATATTTCCTTCCTGATTTCTTCTTGCCCAAAAGCTGTAAATCCAAACTGCTGTCGCTTTATTTTTGTAATCAGTTTTTATATTTTGCTTAGAATTTCTAGTAATCAAACCCCACGTTTTTTTTGAAACAAAAGGACTGATTTCATTAAAATGATGATTTGGAAACTCTTTTTCAGCACCATAAATCATTATTTTATAAATCATATCTATTACTTCAATTTCACCCTTATTTTCATTTTCAGCACGAGAAATATCATCTCTGCTCGAGATCAAGACCTCTATAAGTAAATCTAGATTTGAATCGTTGTATATATTTCTTGATAAGAGCGCAAACAAAATCGGTCTATAACTTTCATATGCATCTCTAAGCTCCTCAGGATTCTCTCTTAACTTATCCGTAAGAAGCTTAGTTTCATATACATATTCATCAATATGTAACCCAATTTCAGTTTCATTTCTATAACCTGTTAAAGACTGGTTTTTCCTTAAATACAAAAAATCTCTAAAGAAAAATTTTATCTCGTTACTTATTCTAGAATCGCTATAGTCTTCATCATATCGATTCCTCAAAAATCCAGTAGATTTTACATTAGAGGTATTCATATCTCTAAAACCATAATAATCCTCTACATATTTCACTCCATCTCCAATTACTTCAGTTTCCTCTACAGTACTGCTATCAACTAAAGCCAGTCTTTCATCTACTAACGGCATTACTTTTATAGCGTCAAACATTACATTTAAATAGCATTCCGGAGTAGCCATGCTTCCAACCCCAATAAAGAAAGCTCCTCCAAAAAAAATTAGCGAAAGAAAAACCATTAAAGCACCAAGCATTTTACTTACCTCATTAACCTTTTCTTTTACCTTAAAAAAAAGACCAATAATTAAGCTTACTACCATTAAAAGAACTACGAAAATACAGAGCTTTAAAATAAAAACTTTATACTCTTCTGCTGCACTTCTGAAACTTAAAGCAACACAAATGAGAGAAGTTAAAAACATAAAACTCGCAAAAATTACATAGGTAAAAAAAGAAATGGTCCAAAATTTATCTTCACCTTCTTTTTCAGAATGATTTTTTGATAAGTCCGAATAAATAACTGTTATTACTAATCGCTGTACTAGAATAGAAACTCCCAATAAAATAAGAGGAAAAAAGCCAACTAAGAATAATGGAATTTTTGTAATTATAGAAAAATACTCCCCATACTCTACCTTAGAAAAGATAAAACCTAATGCGATAAGTACAAAAAACTGAACGATTAAAATTATTTTATAAGATTTTATCATTCTTCAGAATTTTCATAATGTTCTTTTATTTCTTTTAAAATCAAGGCTACTTCTTTTAAATTCCCTTCATTATTTCTTCTGGCCCAAAAACCATAGAACCACATCAAATCTGCTTTAGTATAATCATCTTGATCTGCAGAAGTTTTTAAATCTTTAATCTTTTGAATGGTTTCCCGAGAAAAATAGCTTTCAAATTTTAAAAAATATTCTTCTTGATACGGACCATTTTTTTGCTCAGTTCCCATAACTCGATATATTTCAATCAATTTATCTTTTTGACTTCCAATATCCTCATAGGCTAATAATAATCCGTTTACTATTTTATCAAAATTAGCTTCTCGATAAGTTTCATCCGATACAGCACTATAAAATACTCGTTTATACATTTCAAATTCAGAATAAAGCTTATCTGGCTTATTTCTTAAACTATCAATGAATTGTACGAGATAATAATTTTCATTTTCTACAATATGATTTTGCATACTATAATCTATCGATTGTCTAACACCAAAAAAATTATGCTCTCCTTTTGTTCCGCCCCAATTCTCAATTAAAGAAATCCATGAATCATACAACAAAACTGCAGTGTCTTCGCTTTCGTCGTCACCTTCGTCGCTCTCGCCATAATCTTCATAAACTTCTTCTTGATTTCCTGTTTGTTTTTGTCCTTTAGCAATAAAATGTCTTTCTGAATTTTCTATAAATACTGAAACAAATGCCAATTCAAAAACACTCGAAACGGTTAGAATTAAGAAACTAAATACCAAAATAGCCGTAGCTAATGATTTATTTGTTTTCCAATAAATACCAGCCGCTAATAAAAAAGAAGCAACAACCAAACTAATTACAATAACAAGCAGGAATCTAGAAAATATAATTGCATAAAAATGAACCGGCTGATCTATAATTAAAGCATCCTTTTGAAAAACCAATACTGAAAATATACCAATGACCAACAATAAAAAAACGTTGCAATAGAAAGCAAATTTCCAAAAGTTCTGTTTACGCTTTCTTTTTACAATTTCTTCATCATCTTCTGGAGTTTTTGGAGTTTTTGGAAACAAAGTAAAAAGGGCAACGATACAGCAGACAGCAAAAGAAATTAAAGGCAGCAATTCACCATAATTAAACTCATAAGGATGAATTTCTCTAATTCTGATTACTTTTTGACTTTTCGGATTAGAAAGTATAAAAACACCTAATAAAAAAACGGGGATAAACTGAAGTAATAATACGTTTTTAAAAAACTTAGTTTTTTTATTCATAAACTGGGTTAAGAGTTGCGTAGGAATTTGCCCAAAACTATTAAAAAAATTAACATTTACCGTCTGTTTTCTTTTTATTTTTTTTCAAGAAAACAGACGGTCTTTTAGGCAAATACTAAGAAATCAATAATCAATCCTTCTTATGCTGTTCTGTATAATTTTGATTCCCTTTCAGTTGGGAATCTTCAGTGTGCATTCCGTTTGCCATTCCGAGCATGAAAGCGGTCATTATTAAAATTAGTTTTCTCTTTATCCAATAAAGAAGTGGCCGCTTAGATGGCTCTAAACGTGTTTTATTAGGTTTATACATTTGGTAAACAATAAATGATTAGACATTTTGAGTCGTTTTACGCCTTAATCAGCATAAAAACTCAGAAAATAAATTCCTTAAATAATGTCTAAACTTCCTCTGAAGTTACCCGAAGTCATCATTTCATTTACAAAAACGCTCTGTTCTATAAATGAAGTTAGATTTTGATGAAGCTTTTGCTGCAGTTTGAAAACGATTCCATTTTGAAAACTAAAAACATTTTCAACACTCAAAAAAATCAAAACAATCGAAAAAACAGATTTAACGCGAGAAGTAATTCGTCCAAATTGGTAGGAACGAAAACTTTTGAGATCCAATCCTGTTCTTGAAACCACGAATGAAGACTGGTAATATTCAGCCGATTTTGATGGAACATATAAAGTACCGTCGCCTGCAATCACGACAAAAGTCAGAAAGAGTGCAATTAAGTATTTTAGATGTTTTTTCAATTGATTTTAATTTGGATTCCGAATGATCTTTCAAAAATACAAATTAACACAGACGTTTCCATTTTGAGATACTAATTTTCTGAGTAAAATCTTTATTCTTATTTTGAAAAAGCAGTAATCCTAATCCTGAAACAAAAATCAAACAACTTAAGAACATAACGATTCCATTTTTCAATATAAAAAAAGAAAAACCAACAGAAACAGCAGAAAAAATAACCGTCACAACAGCCATAGTTTTCGTTTTTATAAAAGTGCATGCATGAACCGTCAAGCCAACAAAAAGCAGTGAAGGCCCAACAATCACAAAAGGATAGAGAACAGAGGGTGTAGTGCGAATCTGTTTACCTAATGCCTCTCTTGCGAGATCGTTATCCCCGAAACTCCACATTATAAAATCGATTGTACAAAGACCAATGTGGGCAATGACACCAAAAATGGTCAATACTGATGCAATCGAATTCAATTTGCTTTTCGGAAACACATGATTGAATGACAACAACAAGCAGGCACCAACTAAATTAAACCAATGCGCAAAATCGATTGGCATTTGAAAGGTTGGCAGAATCTTAGAAAAGAAAAGATAACTGATGAGAAAAAATAGCAATCCAAGTAGGCAAATGTGTTTTGGTTTCATAATTTATTTTTAAAATTGATGAAGCAAAACTATTTTTTAAAATCCGCCCAAATGCCCATTCTATTGGCTTTGGTATAAAACTTAGTGTTTTAGGTACGAAATTACAAAGCCAAAATACTTTCTTTATAATTTTTGGAAACCGGAAGTTCTATCTGAGTAAGAAGGATCGTATTTGAATTTCTCCACGATTTAAAATGCATTGGATTTATCAAATGCGAACGATGAATTTGAAGCAAAAAATCAAAATCTTCCTGAACTTTTTTCAGCGAAGAACGAATCAGTTTGGCCCGAAGCTGATTGTTTTCCAAATAAAAGATCTCGACATAATTTTGCGCATTCGAAATACAAACCAGATCTTCCTTTTTGATTTTTAAAACATCTAATTTGTTTTCTCCTTTAATAACCAAAAAATCTTCTTTTACCGGAATCAGTTTCAGCAAATAACGTCTTGCCAAAACAATTACAGGAGTTAAAATCAGCGCTACTTTAATAAAAATGATTGAGAAAAATGCTGTAAAATTGTATCCTCCGTTTAAAATTGGGCTTTTATAATAGGTGTAAGTTCCAAAAAGATAAATCAAATAAAAGAAAACTATACTTGTGACTTCTAAACTAACATTCCATTTTGATCTCTTCTTGTAAATACTCTTTTGAATAAATCCGACAATTGAATAACATAAAAATGCCAAAACACTAAAACCTAAGCTAATCAAAAGCCAGGCTTTAAAATTTATAGTTCCGTCGTCAAAAGGTCTAATGATGAAAGCAAAAACAAATAGCCAAACACTAATTAGTGCGCCAACTATCAAATGATGTTTTATGGACGTATTTAATTGCTGCATTTTTTCTTTAGGCAAATTATTAATTTACAATATTAAACTTTTACCTCCACTTTCATCA
It encodes the following:
- a CDS encoding LytTR family transcriptional regulator DNA-binding domain-containing protein; its protein translation is MQQLNTSIKHHLIVGALISVWLFVFAFIIRPFDDGTINFKAWLLISLGFSVLAFLCYSIVGFIQKSIYKKRSKWNVSLEVTSIVFFYLIYLFGTYTYYKSPILNGGYNFTAFFSIIFIKVALILTPVIVLARRYLLKLIPVKEDFLVIKGENKLDVLKIKKEDLVCISNAQNYVEIFYLENNQLRAKLIRSSLKKVQEDFDFLLQIHRSHLINPMHFKSWRNSNTILLTQIELPVSKNYKESILAL
- a CDS encoding hydroxymethylglutaryl-CoA synthase family protein; the protein is MKTGIDAISFDVANIHLPIKTLAAARNIEPEKLEKGLGLIKMTLPDVHQDAVVFGANALTKLILDNNISLNEISRIYVGTESGIDSSKPISSFLISLMEQKFGEDTLAECDVVDFTFACIGGVDALQNCIDFVKLNPAKKAIVVTTDFAKYDLNSTGEYTQGAGAVAMLIKANPRIIAFDENWATSTKGVFDFFKPYRTISKEEITKNTNNDLWFDNLEAEIEIHKDQPVFDGQYSNQCYMDRTRNAYFSFKKLKNTTKTLYNSWNSIIMHLPYSFQGRRMLSEIYALDSAEKIISENTDPADYQAKIKEVAKSNAYKEFVTEKLQPAELASSLIGNLYTGSIFMGLLSTLAHFYDTDKEITGTQFGFLAYGSGSKSKVFEGTIQPEWKSALENVKLFENLKESTEIDFNTYESLHKKEQKQSIRTPKNEWVLDRIEKEIPVLIGARYYKWVN